CGAGAGACGCTCGATCGCCTCTGCCCCCAGATGCCGTCGACGAATCAGATCCTGAAACGAATTCGCCAGCTCCACCACCCCGTAGCCATGCTCCCGCAACAGCCCGGCCGCTACCCGCAACACCGGCTCCAACGTCAAACTCTCATCGGCATAAAGCACCAACGCGGCCTGAAAATAATTGGTGATCGGTACCACCCGGGGCCCGTACACCCAGAAACGGCCCGGCGCACTATGCCGATCCAGGTGAATAAAAATCCGCCCCACATTCCCGTCGATCCGCATCCGCGCATAGCGCTCCAGAATCGAGGCCCGCGTCGTGCTGTAGACCCCCGCCCGATCCAGAATCTCAAACAATCCGTCGCGATCGACTTTCCCCCCGGCCAGATCGGCATAAAGCGAATAGATAAATGCGTCCTGCTCCGCATCATCCCCAAATAAGGTCTCAGGCGCCGAAGGGCCTCCCTCCCGAACCTTCAGAAGACTGTCCAGCTTATAGCCCACCTGCCCCCGCACCGCCCGAAAGCGCCCCTTTAGAATATTTTGCAGCGTCGGCTTGAGAACAAACACATCGGGTCGAATCCCATCGAGTTCAAACTTCCTCTCGAGCTTCGGCCGCATCTGCGAGGGACTCCCGCTGATAAA
The sequence above is drawn from the Lujinxingia sediminis genome and encodes:
- a CDS encoding phosphatase domain-containing protein, whose amino-acid sequence is MSELMVRHIYRWDLDKTYLRTDFDTWRDLIRTALQTPEEKVNVPGVVTLLKELTHQNDGSRALVTFISGSPSQMRPKLERKFELDGIRPDVFVLKPTLQNILKGRFRAVRGQVGYKLDSLLKVREGGPSAPETLFGDDAEQDAFIYSLYADLAGGKVDRDGLFEILDRAGVYSTTRASILERYARMRIDGNVGRIFIHLDRHSAPGRFWVYGPRVVPITNYFQAALVLYADESLTLEPVLRVAAGLLREHGYGVVELANSFQDLIRRRHLGAEAIERLSEDAHESEAVGGLPAGFVERLLGRVRALAPRGGGGGATRGWEGPPDYVGVLEADRRLRETIEAEPGLFGRRQ